A window from Electrophorus electricus isolate fEleEle1 chromosome 7, fEleEle1.pri, whole genome shotgun sequence encodes these proteins:
- the im:7138239 gene encoding uncharacterized protein im:7138239: MDVLPSCVFLLLCVCHLSFMAVLNQHTESRNLFAERACCRRQSHFLYIGQDILGSPINMDVGMCRTHCSQSQPIAFEARVQSYSRTSSMLDYLKDRKTRLLGSPHRESASTVGNVPSCGASSTCEPTGMRVDKVMLFDGVREVEVIEECHCEAKVTRCIRAPSLKTYFYETPYETVVDVGKCVGSKGELEGFSCVPTKFDSTVVDTPNKVELIQTVVGCDVKEGCYRVPYVEYHYEMSYNADGLREETLKEIDVGRCLGSCTSGSHCLLRSASGTAECLLWAEGQGSACVPQSYASHTFLNQRGQIRTVLAITSCLCQS; this comes from the exons ATGGATGTGTTGCCATCgtgtgtttttctccttctctgcgTGTGCCATCTGAGCT TTATGGCAGTATTGAACCAGCACACAGAGTCAAGGAACCTGTTTGCAGAGAGAGCCTGCTGTAGAAGACAAAGTCACTTCCTCTACATAGGACAAG ATATCCTAGGCAGTCCCATAAACATGGACGTGGGTATGTGCAGGACTCACTGCAGCCAGTCGCAGCCAATTGCCTTTGAGGCCAGGGTGCAGAGCTACTCGAGAACTTCCTCCATGCTGGACTacctgaaagacagaaag ACGCGACTACTGGGATCGCCCCATCGAGAGTCCGCGAGTACCGTGGGAAATGTGCCGTCATGCGGCGCGAGCTCAACCTGCGAGCCTACCGGCATGCGCGTGGACAAAGTTATGCTTTTTGACGGTGTGCGCGAGGTCGAAGTGATAGAAGAGTGTCACTGCGAGGCAAAGGTCACGAGGTGCATCCGCGCGCCCTCGCTCAAGACGTACTTTTATGAAACCCCGTATGAGACCGTCGTTGATGTTGGGAAATGTGTAGGGTCAAAAGGTGAACTAG AGGGGTTTTCCTGCGTGCCCACTAAATTTGACTCCACTGTTGTGGACACGCCAAACAAAGTGGAGCTCATTCAGACCGTGGTGGGGTGTGACGTGAAAGAAGGATGCTACAGAGTCCCTTACGTGGAATATCACTATGAGATGTCATACAACGCCGACGGACTCAGGGAAGAAACCCTGAAG GAAATAGATGTGGGGAGATGTTTGGGAAGCTGCACTTCAGGAAGCCACTGTCTTCTCAG GAGTGCGTCCGGTACAGCCGAGTGTTTGCTGTGGGCAGAAGGCCAAGGGAGCGCGTGCGTCCCGCAAAGCTACGCGAGCCACACGTTTCTGAATCAGCGTGGCCAAATCCGCACCGTACTGGCCATCACGTCGTGCCTCTGCCAGTCCTAG
- the LOC113581932 gene encoding LOW QUALITY PROTEIN: serine/threonine-protein kinase NIM1 (The sequence of the model RefSeq protein was modified relative to this genomic sequence to represent the inferred CDS: inserted 1 base in 1 codon), whose protein sequence is MVPNRNVYGKPKKSGKGQSLGWAAHQTASHRGRATQHAWREVSLPEEVGEERSEPREVQAKCTPLEVAVHDLAHCERVVRDLTFGRRIGFYQLRHNIGNGNFSQVRLGIHDLTKEQVAVKILDKVHLDKHSQRLFSAEVSCMEKLSHPNVVRLYEVVETFRRLYLVMEYASGGELYSSISSRGRMSDAESRLVFSQILSAVRYMHDTNIIHRDLKAQNVFYGAGHVVKVGDFSFSAEVRPDEVLSTFCGSLPYAAPELFRDEAYVGSFVDLWALGVLLYFMVTASFPFNGPDLPKLRTSVLQGTYAMPSYVPEPCRRVIEGLLTLEPAQRSPIARVMASGWLGGIRYPLPYPPAPPTPAHLAAPAAELCARERAVKEVLEELGITEEHLKNHSQLDCRSPLTGAYRILLHRIQKRSXSGLRPERFYPSQQHWSHPTSAFHLALCSIL, encoded by the exons ATGGTCCCGAACAGGAATGTGTACGGAAAACCAAAGAAAAGTGGGAAAGGACAGTCACTAG GGTGGGCAGCTCATCAGACAGCGAGTCACAGGGGCCGCGCTACCCAGCATGCCTGGCGGGAGGTGTCCCTCCCCGAGGAGGTGGGAGAAGAGAGATCCGAGCCCCGGGAAGTGCAGGCCAAGTGCACGCCGCTTGAGGTCGCCGTGCATGACCTTGCTCACTGCGAGAGGGTGGTCAGGGACCTCACTTTCGGCAGGCGCATCGGCTTCTATCAGCTGCGTCACAACATCGGCAACGGGAACTTCTCCCAAGTCAGACTCGGCATCCATGACCTCACCAAAG AGCAAGTCGCCGTCAAAATCCTGGACAAAGTGCATCTGGACAAACACTCACAGCGACTATTCTCTGCTGAGGTCAGCTGCATGGAGAAACTGTCCCATCCCAATGTTGTGCGTCTGTACGAGGTAGTGGAGACCTTCAGACGCCTGTACCTGGTGATGGAGTACGCCTCTGGTGGAGAGCTATACTCCAGTatctccagcagggggcgaaTGTCTGATGCTGAGAGTAGGCTGGTGTTCTCTCAGATCCTGTCCGCAGTCAGGTACATG CATGACACTAACATCATCCACCGGGACCTGAAGGCCCAGAACGTGTTCTACGGCGCCGGCCATGTGGTCAAGGTGGGCGACTTTAGCTTCAGTGCTGAGGTCAGGCCCGACGAGGTGCTCTCCACCTTCTGCGGCTCTCTGCCCTACGCCGCTCCCGAGCTCTTCCGGGACGAGGCCTACGTAGGGTCGTTCGTGGACCTCTGGGCGTTGGGCGTGCTCCTGTACTTCATGGTGACCGCCTCGTTCCCCTTCAATGGCCCAGACCTGCCTAAGCTGCGAACAAGCGTGCTCCAGGGCACCTACGCCATGCCCTCCTACGTGCCCGAGCCATGCCGGAGGGTCATCGAGGGCCTCTTGACCCTGGAGCCTGCCCAGCGATCCCCTATCGCCCGGGTCATGGCCAGCGGCTGGCTGGGTGGCATCAGGTACCCGCTCCCATACCCCCCGGCACCCCCCACACCTGCGCACCTGGCGGCTCCGGCGGCGGAGCTCTGCGCCCGAGAGCGTGCAGTAAAGGAGGTACTGGAGGAGCTAGGGATCACCGAGGAGCACCTGAAGAACCACTCACAGCTGGACTGCCGGAGTCCTTTAACCGGAGCGTATCGCATTCTCCTGCACCGCATCCAGAAGAGGA GCAGCGGCCTCCGCCCGGAGCGCTTCTATCCCAGCCAACAGCACTGGTCCCACCCAACCTCTGCCTTCCACTTAGCATTGTGCTCCATCCTCTGA